The [Actinobacillus] rossii genome contains a region encoding:
- a CDS encoding putative gamma-carboxymuconolactone decarboxylase subunit, giving the protein MLQAYQALNAAAVEGNVLDAKTRELIALAVAVTTRCKTCIGVHAEAAIKAGTTEEEVSAALATAIALNAGAAYTYSLRALEAYNTQK; this is encoded by the coding sequence ATGTTACAGGCTTATCAAGCGTTAAACGCTGCCGCCGTAGAAGGCAATGTGTTAGACGCAAAAACCCGTGAGCTCATTGCATTAGCTGTTGCCGTGACGACTCGTTGCAAAACTTGTATTGGTGTGCACGCAGAAGCAGCGATTAAAGCAGGCACGACGGAAGAAGAAGTTTCTGCCGCGTTAGCTACCGCGATTGCTTTAAACGCAGGAGCAGCTTACACCTATTCATTGCGCGCTCTTGAAGCCTATAATACGCAAAAATAA
- the tolQ_2 gene encoding TonB-system energizer ExbB type-2, with translation MPALFQFLKDYSDYIILGLLGIMSFIMVCFVIERFIFLSRVKVKTYSNIHELDIDLNRHLTIISTIGANAPYVGLLGTVVGILLTFFDLGNSAGDIDAAAIMLHLSLALKATAVGILVAIPSMVFYSALGRKVEVQRLKWKALNSTQNVGA, from the coding sequence ATGCCAGCATTATTTCAATTTTTAAAAGACTACAGCGATTACATTATTCTCGGATTATTAGGTATCATGAGCTTTATTATGGTGTGCTTTGTGATAGAACGATTTATTTTCTTAAGTCGTGTAAAAGTGAAAACTTATAGTAATATTCATGAACTTGATATTGATCTCAACCGTCATTTAACGATTATTTCAACCATTGGTGCAAATGCGCCTTATGTTGGTTTGCTAGGTACGGTAGTCGGGATTTTATTGACATTCTTTGATTTAGGTAATTCGGCTGGTGATATTGATGCAGCAGCGATTATGTTGCATTTATCATTGGCGTTAAAAGCCACCGCAGTAGGGATTCTAGTAGCAATTCCATCTATGGTATTTTACAGTGCGCTGGGACGTAAAGTTGAAGTGCAACGTTTAAAATGGAAAGCTTTAAATAGCACCCAAAATGTTGGTGCATAA
- the hxuC gene encoding iron-regulated outer membrane protein translates to MKKTQLALLPLSIFVALNVQATVSEQLDTIDVVSDNIAPQAANIDAKGVTKIRQATKMSDVIRGIPGVNVNGARSIVERYNIRGVSEEYLNITVDGARQEGYSFHHSGNYGIDPEILKRADIDVGANSIATGAGSLGGSIKFETVDAADLLEDGQNIGAKIKYAYGSNDDSNQAMATLYGRAGNLDLLGYFNYRHQENGKDGNGLENENKGKAQNYLFKAKYNFGENHWLKVSAEHYYNTAVNCYRANFGMCLGEVPEVGQRGYVKSKHGRATSEIERDTYTLNYLYNPSDNKWVNFKANAYYTETENSSMNRKQTNVKTAGGSLSNRSEFDLGVTNHSVLVGSEFYKTTALRYGGAETNRRTGVVTGYRPDYKQHATSTSIYLEDAIGIGNFIVTPGVRLDHYHADLIDLDKTYHRFSKALGLKYLATEDLALFANYTEVFKGPGFGELTLVAPGRYTGSLSPTRGDNKEIGFNYTHSGLFSDVDGVSLTAKYFRTDYDNVNQSVSGNGGSVYASLGEVKLDGVEAQARYWFDNFGARISYARARSEQKDNGFVAFPDAGDRYTFGLDYRIPSVGVEMGWNTMLVRGLTYATKATSLVTKDKYAVSNAYVSWQPKPIKGLEFTFGVDNIFNKAYKDHSTQYYSAVDLDPGRNYKLSVAYKF, encoded by the coding sequence ATGAAGAAAACTCAACTTGCTTTGTTACCATTAAGTATTTTTGTTGCTCTAAATGTTCAGGCAACTGTATCAGAACAATTGGATACGATTGATGTGGTGAGCGATAATATCGCACCGCAAGCAGCCAATATTGATGCAAAAGGCGTAACAAAAATACGTCAGGCAACCAAAATGTCTGATGTTATTCGTGGAATACCTGGTGTGAATGTGAATGGTGCTCGTTCAATTGTGGAACGTTATAATATTCGTGGTGTAAGTGAAGAATATTTAAATATCACTGTGGATGGTGCACGTCAAGAGGGATATTCATTCCACCATTCTGGTAACTATGGGATTGATCCTGAAATTTTAAAACGTGCAGATATTGATGTTGGGGCTAACTCTATTGCCACTGGTGCAGGATCATTAGGTGGCTCAATTAAATTTGAAACTGTCGATGCGGCGGATTTATTGGAAGATGGGCAAAATATTGGTGCTAAAATTAAGTATGCTTATGGTTCTAATGATGATTCTAACCAAGCAATGGCAACTTTATATGGGCGTGCTGGTAATTTAGATTTATTAGGTTATTTCAATTACCGTCACCAAGAAAATGGTAAAGATGGGAATGGCTTGGAAAATGAAAATAAAGGTAAAGCGCAAAACTATTTATTTAAAGCAAAATATAATTTTGGTGAAAACCATTGGTTAAAAGTATCTGCAGAACATTATTATAACACGGCGGTAAACTGTTATCGTGCTAACTTTGGTATGTGTTTAGGTGAAGTGCCTGAAGTAGGGCAGCGTGGATATGTTAAGTCAAAGCATGGGCGTGCAACGTCTGAAATTGAACGTGATACTTATACATTGAATTATCTTTATAACCCAAGTGATAATAAATGGGTGAATTTTAAAGCAAACGCTTATTATACTGAAACAGAAAATTCTTCAATGAACCGTAAACAAACCAATGTGAAAACAGCTGGTGGTTCATTATCTAACCGCTCAGAGTTTGATTTAGGCGTGACCAATCATAGCGTATTAGTAGGCAGTGAATTTTATAAAACAACAGCATTACGTTATGGTGGCGCAGAAACTAATCGCCGTACAGGTGTAGTGACAGGTTATCGCCCCGACTATAAACAACATGCAACATCTACTTCAATTTATTTAGAAGATGCGATTGGTATTGGTAATTTCATTGTTACTCCAGGCGTGCGTCTTGATCATTATCATGCAGATTTAATTGATTTAGATAAAACTTACCACCGATTCTCGAAAGCGTTGGGATTAAAATACTTGGCAACAGAAGATTTAGCATTATTTGCTAATTATACTGAAGTCTTTAAAGGTCCTGGTTTTGGTGAGTTAACATTAGTTGCTCCGGGTCGTTATACTGGGTCACTTAGTCCAACACGTGGCGATAACAAAGAGATAGGGTTCAACTATACTCATAGTGGATTGTTTTCTGATGTAGATGGTGTATCACTTACGGCGAAATATTTCCGTACTGATTATGATAATGTGAATCAATCCGTATCAGGTAATGGTGGTAGTGTGTATGCAAGCCTTGGTGAAGTAAAACTTGATGGGGTCGAAGCACAAGCACGTTATTGGTTTGATAACTTTGGTGCGCGCATTAGTTATGCACGAGCTCGTAGTGAACAAAAAGATAATGGCTTTGTGGCATTTCCTGATGCAGGTGACCGTTATACCTTTGGTTTAGATTATCGTATTCCAAGTGTTGGTGTTGAAATGGGTTGGAATACTATGCTCGTCCGTGGCTTAACTTATGCTACAAAAGCAACGTCTCTTGTAACAAAAGATAAGTATGCTGTGAGTAACGCATATGTGTCTTGGCAGCCAAAACCAATTAAAGGATTAGAATTCACCTTTGGTGTAGATAATATCTTTAACAAAGCCTATAAAGATCATAGTACTCAATATTACAGTGCAGTAGATTTAGATCCAGGTCGTAATTACAAATTAAGTGTAGCGTATAAATTCTAA
- the lpxH gene encoding UDP-2,3-diacylglucosamine hydrolase, with protein MNKTYFIADLHLSENRPDLTALFVDFMQNKAPQAQALYILGDLFDFWVGDDEKSMVISTVMEQIKSVSAQGVKCYFIHGNRDFLVGKRFAQACGITLLGDYEVIDLYGERTLLCHGDLLCTDDVNYQSFRKKVHQKWLQWLFLRLPLKVRLKIAQNIRAQSQLDKLEKTDAIMDVNPEFVLQTFERFGVKRMIHGHTHRQNIHQIPPHFERIVLGDWGKTASILEVSSETIQFIE; from the coding sequence ATGAATAAAACATATTTCATTGCCGATCTTCATCTTTCCGAAAATCGTCCAGATTTGACCGCACTTTTTGTGGATTTTATGCAAAATAAAGCACCACAGGCGCAAGCATTGTATATTTTGGGTGATTTGTTTGATTTTTGGGTGGGAGACGATGAAAAATCAATGGTGATTTCTACTGTCATGGAACAAATTAAGTCTGTATCTGCGCAAGGTGTGAAGTGCTATTTTATTCATGGTAATCGAGATTTTTTAGTGGGGAAACGCTTTGCCCAGGCTTGCGGTATTACTTTACTTGGTGACTATGAAGTCATTGATTTATATGGAGAACGCACATTACTTTGTCATGGTGATTTACTCTGTACTGATGATGTAAACTATCAGTCCTTTCGCAAGAAAGTGCATCAAAAATGGTTGCAATGGTTATTCTTACGATTACCATTAAAAGTGCGGTTGAAAATTGCGCAAAATATTCGCGCTCAAAGTCAGCTTGATAAGCTCGAAAAAACAGATGCCATTATGGACGTGAACCCAGAGTTTGTGTTGCAAACGTTCGAACGATTTGGCGTAAAACGTATGATTCATGGGCATACACATCGTCAAAATATTCATCAAATTCCACCGCACTTTGAGCGTATCGTGCTGGGGGATTGGGGCAAAACGGCGTCTATTTTAGAAGTGTCTTCTGAAACCATTCAATTTATCGAATAA
- the yqgA gene encoding putative inner membrane protein — translation MIIGPYINGAAIIVGGIIGAFLGGRVPERLRTNLTLLFGLCSMAMGITLIAKVNSMPAMVLSVLLGTIVGEILRLENGINRVASKAKGVIENIFPVQTTPDSHDEFLQKFVGLMILFSFSGTGIFGSMNEGITGDSSILVVKAFLDFFTAIIFATTLGLSVSTLFVPQTLIQLVLAYGAVFILPFITAEMRADFGAVGGVLMVATGLRICGIKNFQAANMLPALFIAMPLSALWGHFF, via the coding sequence ATGATTATCGGACCCTATATAAATGGTGCAGCAATTATTGTTGGTGGAATAATTGGTGCTTTTCTTGGTGGCCGTGTACCAGAACGGTTACGGACAAACTTAACATTATTATTTGGGCTTTGCTCTATGGCAATGGGGATTACCTTGATTGCTAAGGTCAATAGCATGCCTGCGATGGTGTTATCCGTGTTACTCGGTACCATTGTGGGTGAAATTCTACGTTTAGAAAATGGAATTAATCGTGTTGCATCGAAGGCTAAAGGCGTCATTGAGAACATCTTTCCTGTACAGACAACACCAGATTCCCATGACGAGTTTTTACAGAAATTTGTGGGATTGATGATTTTATTTTCTTTTAGCGGGACAGGGATTTTTGGCTCGATGAATGAAGGGATTACTGGCGATAGCAGCATATTGGTGGTAAAAGCCTTTCTCGATTTTTTTACCGCAATTATCTTTGCAACAACTTTAGGTCTTTCTGTGAGTACTTTATTTGTTCCGCAAACGCTGATTCAACTCGTATTGGCATATGGTGCGGTTTTTATTCTACCGTTTATTACAGCTGAAATGCGTGCGGATTTTGGTGCTGTGGGCGGCGTATTAATGGTCGCGACAGGGTTGCGTATTTGTGGTATTAAGAACTTTCAAGCAGCAAATATGCTGCCTGCTTTATTTATTGCTATGCCACTTTCTGCCTTATGGGGGCATTTTTTCTGA
- a CDS encoding TonB family protein has translation MKHNLRLGFLGSLIFHLGLMSFLFFTFKEGEAANGTPADVVSTNISMEMLMATTIESAAPEPVKSVEPEPEPIKKEVVADPTKKVEKVKEKPKPKEKIKEREKEKPREKPKKQTNKIVANVAPNPLPNTTVSNKVQAGNGNVNAQASSVTKSVNTNANMAGSGANDSEIAAYKAKIRREIERHKKYSRRARMMRLQGTVIVVFNIGADGSLSNARVATSSGREELDNSALDAVNAAQSVGDRPAGMGSAVSVPISFMIK, from the coding sequence ATGAAACATAATTTGCGACTTGGTTTTTTGGGGTCTCTGATCTTTCATCTTGGGTTAATGTCATTTTTATTTTTTACGTTTAAAGAAGGTGAAGCAGCCAATGGCACACCGGCAGATGTAGTTTCCACTAATATTTCTATGGAAATGTTAATGGCCACAACAATAGAAAGTGCTGCCCCAGAACCTGTTAAATCCGTAGAACCAGAGCCTGAGCCAATTAAAAAAGAAGTCGTAGCTGATCCAACTAAGAAAGTTGAAAAAGTAAAAGAAAAGCCTAAACCTAAAGAAAAGATAAAGGAACGGGAAAAAGAAAAACCGAGAGAGAAACCGAAAAAGCAGACAAATAAAATTGTAGCTAACGTTGCCCCAAATCCATTACCTAATACTACAGTCAGCAACAAAGTACAAGCGGGTAATGGAAATGTTAATGCGCAAGCCAGTTCAGTGACAAAATCAGTGAATACTAATGCAAATATGGCCGGCAGTGGTGCTAATGATTCGGAAATTGCTGCATATAAAGCGAAAATTCGCCGTGAAATTGAACGTCATAAGAAATATTCGCGACGTGCAAGAATGATGCGTTTACAAGGCACGGTTATTGTGGTATTTAATATTGGTGCGGACGGTTCTCTAAGTAATGCACGAGTGGCAACCTCATCTGGACGTGAAGAATTAGATAATTCAGCGTTAGATGCAGTTAATGCGGCACAATCAGTCGGCGATAGACCAGCGGGAATGGGAAGTGCGGTCAGTGTACCAATCAGTTTTATGATCAAATAA
- the plsC gene encoding 1-acyl-sn-glycerol-3-phosphate acyltransferase, whose translation MLKVLRVTVVVILCILICVFGSLYSLIRFKHPSNVGLMARCFGRLYPLFGLQVEHRFLPNADQIGNCIYIGNHQNNYDMVTISYMVMPRTVSVGKKSLIWIPFFGFLYWVTGNILIDRENRSKAHNTMTTVTKHITEDNISIFMFPEGTRSRGHGLLPFKTGAFHTALAAGVPVVPIVCSTTHNKIDLNRWNNGKVICEMMEPIDSSQFSKENVREFAEYCHRVMAKRLAELDAEIATTEKA comes from the coding sequence ATGTTAAAAGTACTTCGAGTTACTGTCGTTGTTATTCTCTGTATTCTTATTTGTGTATTCGGTTCACTTTATTCATTGATTCGTTTTAAACACCCAAGTAACGTAGGTTTAATGGCACGTTGCTTTGGTCGTCTTTACCCATTATTTGGCTTGCAAGTAGAGCATCGTTTTTTACCTAACGCCGATCAAATCGGCAATTGTATTTATATTGGTAACCACCAAAATAATTACGATATGGTGACTATTTCTTATATGGTGATGCCACGCACAGTGAGCGTAGGAAAGAAAAGTCTAATCTGGATCCCATTTTTTGGTTTTCTTTATTGGGTGACTGGCAACATTTTAATTGACCGAGAAAATCGTAGCAAAGCCCATAACACGATGACCACCGTCACGAAACACATCACCGAAGATAACATTAGTATCTTTATGTTTCCGGAAGGCACACGTAGTCGTGGCCACGGCTTATTACCCTTCAAAACTGGGGCATTTCACACCGCACTTGCAGCAGGTGTGCCTGTTGTTCCTATTGTGTGTTCAACCACACATAACAAAATTGATCTTAATCGTTGGAATAATGGGAAAGTCATCTGTGAAATGATGGAGCCTATTGATAGTAGTCAATTCAGCAAAGAAAACGTGCGTGAATTTGCAGAATATTGCCATCGTGTCATGGCAAAACGTTTGGCGGAATTAGATGCTGAAATTGCCACAACGGAGAAAGCGTAA
- the feuC gene encoding transport system permease gives MHKTSFNHKQKLALLVIISLIAMAFYLAYNLPNRWQYALHHRALSLTAMMVTGSAIALATMIFQTIANNRILTPSILGLDSLYLFIQIIILFIFGSTTLNSIDPVIMFFGSTGVMVLFALGLYQVMFKQEQQNLFFLLLVGIVFGTLFQSLTTFMEVLIDPNEFQIAQDIGFASFNRMNLGILWFALGILLLTIILSVRYWRYFDVLALGREQAINLGVDYAKVTKHLLIIVAILMSVSTALVGPMTFLGLLIMNLTFEFMPTYKHKWLIPAAMCLSMITLIIGQTLVTQVFAFNTTLSIIINFVGGVYFIFLLLKTSKKWQ, from the coding sequence ATGCATAAAACATCCTTTAACCACAAGCAAAAATTAGCTCTGTTAGTGATCATTAGTCTTATCGCTATGGCATTTTATCTCGCTTATAATTTGCCTAATCGCTGGCAATACGCCTTACATCATCGTGCCTTAAGTTTAACTGCGATGATGGTAACAGGTTCAGCCATTGCACTTGCCACAATGATTTTCCAAACCATCGCTAACAATCGAATTTTAACGCCAAGCATTTTAGGCTTAGATAGCCTGTATTTGTTCATTCAAATCATCATCCTGTTTATCTTTGGATCGACGACGCTCAATTCCATTGATCCCGTTATCATGTTCTTTGGCAGTACAGGCGTAATGGTATTATTTGCTCTGGGTTTGTATCAAGTGATGTTTAAACAAGAGCAACAAAATCTCTTTTTCTTGCTTTTAGTGGGCATTGTGTTTGGCACCTTGTTCCAAAGCCTGACAACCTTTATGGAAGTGCTAATCGATCCCAACGAATTCCAAATTGCGCAAGACATTGGCTTTGCCAGCTTTAACAGAATGAATTTAGGGATTTTATGGTTCGCCTTGGGGATTTTATTGCTGACGATTATTCTCAGTGTACGCTATTGGCGATACTTTGATGTTCTCGCGTTAGGGCGTGAACAGGCGATTAATTTGGGCGTGGATTATGCCAAAGTCACTAAACATTTATTAATTATTGTGGCAATTTTGATGTCCGTTTCCACCGCACTTGTAGGACCGATGACCTTCTTAGGCTTGCTGATTATGAATTTAACCTTTGAATTTATGCCAACCTATAAACACAAATGGCTCATTCCTGCGGCGATGTGTTTGTCAATGATCACTCTGATTATCGGGCAAACGCTCGTTACCCAAGTTTTTGCCTTCAATACCACATTAAGCATCATTATCAATTTTGTGGGCGGCGTATATTTTATTTTCCTGTTGTTAAAAACGAGTAAAAAATGGCAATAG
- the feuB gene encoding transport system permease: MLLQHRYLLFLLLLLSSISLFIGVSAVNIQGLLALDSQQWEIFTISRLPRLISILIAGSALSICGLVMQQLSRNRFVSPTTAGTMDSAKLGILIAILLFPSASMLLKTSIAIVVSFIGTLIFMTILGKLKVKDSIFVPLVGIMFGNIISSITAFIAYKEDLLQNLSGWLQGDFSLIMAGRYELLYVSLPMLIIAYLFAQRFSIVGMGQDFATNLGLNYKQVLYLGLVIASVVSSIIIISVGVIPFLGLIIPNLVTLYLGDNLKKVLSHTALLGAIFVLCCDILGRLVIYPYEIAINVVVGVFGSAIFLGLLLRRYRYA; the protein is encoded by the coding sequence ATGCTGTTGCAACACCGTTATTTGCTATTTCTATTGTTACTACTTTCTTCGATTTCCCTATTCATCGGAGTAAGTGCGGTCAATATTCAAGGACTTTTGGCATTAGATAGCCAACAATGGGAAATTTTTACGATAAGCCGTTTACCGCGGTTAATCAGCATTTTAATTGCCGGATCTGCATTAAGCATTTGTGGGTTGGTGATGCAGCAATTAAGTCGTAATCGATTTGTCTCGCCGACTACCGCAGGCACGATGGATAGCGCAAAATTAGGTATTTTAATCGCTATTTTGCTCTTTCCTTCCGCCAGTATGCTGTTAAAAACCAGCATCGCTATTGTCGTTTCTTTCATCGGTACGCTGATCTTTATGACGATTTTGGGAAAACTCAAAGTGAAAGACAGTATTTTTGTACCCTTGGTTGGCATTATGTTTGGCAATATCATCAGCTCAATTACTGCGTTTATTGCTTATAAGGAAGATCTATTACAAAACCTTTCCGGTTGGCTACAAGGAGATTTCTCTCTCATTATGGCAGGACGTTATGAATTGCTCTATGTGAGCTTGCCGATGTTAATCATTGCCTATTTATTTGCACAACGCTTTTCTATTGTTGGAATGGGGCAAGATTTTGCTACCAATTTAGGATTAAATTATAAGCAAGTACTCTATTTGGGCTTAGTCATTGCCTCCGTCGTGTCTAGCATTATCATCATTTCTGTGGGCGTCATTCCCTTTTTGGGACTGATTATTCCTAATTTAGTGACACTCTATTTAGGCGATAACTTAAAAAAAGTCTTATCGCACACCGCACTTTTAGGCGCAATATTTGTATTGTGTTGTGATATTTTAGGGCGTTTGGTCATTTATCCTTACGAAATCGCGATTAATGTGGTCGTTGGCGTTTTTGGCAGCGCAATCTTCTTAGGTTTGTTATTGAGAAGATATCGTTATGCATAA
- the ftsP gene encoding multicopper oxidase type 3, which yields MSLSRRQFFKKTVIATALTALPPAVLAASRQPLIIPPLLESRRGKPVFLGLESLQAKLLNDNLVEVWGFNGLYLGPTVRVRKGDFVKLNYRNNLPQSVAMNIQGLQANSDTIGGIGHSLKTGETWAPIVPITQTAATCYYQSCSLASSAYQNYRGLVGLWLVEDDESRKAQLPNKYGINDIPLILQDIHLNNQGIQLFSNDKSHFMGDRLFVNGQEAPYLNVARGWVRLRLLNASISRRYKLAFDDEREFFLIAKEQGFLPEPKSLKSISLGTGERIEILVDLNEGGNVSLITGKKRGVLDKVGLFFDDNGEVADNTVLELRPEGLISAFNSKPHYQFSNTATLPTKIAQERSFQIDSENAMINQKRFDPRRIDVNAKQGSVERWTVTSTAATGFRVQGAKFLVESQNDQITPNNELVWQDTVRVDKKVTLLVQFDNLSSNAQPFIFGSSDLMQVDKGAIGMMVIQT from the coding sequence ATGAGCCTTTCGCGCCGTCAATTTTTTAAAAAGACAGTTATTGCGACCGCACTTACTGCGTTGCCACCCGCTGTGTTAGCGGCAAGTCGTCAACCATTAATCATTCCGCCACTACTTGAAAGCCGCCGCGGGAAACCGGTTTTTTTAGGGCTAGAAAGCCTGCAAGCCAAACTATTAAATGATAATTTAGTGGAGGTTTGGGGATTTAATGGTCTTTACCTTGGTCCAACGGTACGAGTACGTAAAGGCGATTTCGTTAAACTGAATTACCGCAATAATTTGCCACAATCGGTTGCGATGAATATTCAAGGTTTACAAGCGAATAGTGACACGATTGGTGGAATTGGGCATAGTCTAAAAACAGGGGAAACCTGGGCACCGATTGTACCAATTACACAAACTGCAGCAACCTGTTATTATCAATCTTGTTCGCTCGCCAGCTCTGCTTACCAGAACTATCGTGGCTTAGTCGGTCTTTGGTTAGTCGAAGATGATGAAAGCCGCAAAGCACAATTGCCAAATAAATATGGTATCAATGATATTCCATTAATTCTGCAAGATATACATTTAAACAACCAAGGAATACAGCTATTTTCTAACGATAAATCTCATTTTATGGGCGATCGTTTATTTGTAAATGGACAAGAAGCCCCTTATCTCAATGTGGCACGCGGTTGGGTTCGTTTACGTTTACTCAATGCATCGATTTCTCGCCGCTATAAATTAGCGTTCGATGATGAACGAGAATTTTTCCTTATCGCCAAAGAACAAGGTTTTTTACCTGAACCTAAATCACTCAAATCCATCTCTCTTGGTACGGGTGAACGCATAGAAATCTTAGTAGATTTAAATGAAGGCGGTAATGTTTCGCTTATCACGGGTAAAAAACGGGGTGTACTTGATAAAGTCGGTTTATTTTTTGATGACAACGGTGAAGTGGCCGATAACACTGTGTTGGAATTGCGCCCAGAAGGTCTTATCTCGGCGTTCAATAGTAAACCCCATTATCAATTTTCAAATACAGCGACATTGCCAACAAAAATTGCGCAAGAGCGTTCCTTCCAGATTGATAGTGAAAATGCCATGATTAACCAAAAACGTTTTGATCCACGTCGTATCGATGTAAATGCGAAACAAGGTTCGGTAGAGCGTTGGACAGTGACCAGCACTGCTGCGACAGGCTTTCGTGTACAAGGTGCAAAATTTCTGGTTGAAAGTCAAAATGATCAAATCACACCGAACAATGAATTAGTGTGGCAAGATACGGTTCGAGTAGATAAAAAAGTGACGTTATTAGTGCAATTTGATAATTTATCGTCGAATGCACAGCCCTTTATTTTTGGTTCAAGTGATTTAATGCAAGTAGATAAAGGCGCTATTGGTATGATGGTTATTCAAACTTAA
- the exbD gene encoding TonB system transport protein ExbD type-2, protein MKKFDEINIIPFIDIMLVLLAIVLITASFISQGKIQVNVPKASQTVAFKSDDLAKLLTVTHDGKLFFNDKPIEKTALEQEIATWNKDQKVTLKVDSEATFQDFVSITDLMAKNEIKNVAIVTMKEKGK, encoded by the coding sequence ATGAAAAAGTTTGATGAAATTAACATCATTCCATTTATTGATATTATGCTTGTGTTATTGGCTATCGTATTGATTACAGCCTCTTTTATTTCACAAGGTAAAATTCAAGTCAATGTACCTAAGGCTTCACAAACGGTCGCATTCAAATCAGATGATTTAGCGAAGTTACTCACGGTGACTCATGATGGGAAACTTTTCTTCAATGATAAGCCGATTGAAAAAACAGCACTAGAACAAGAAATTGCCACGTGGAATAAAGATCAAAAAGTGACTTTAAAAGTGGATTCTGAGGCCACATTCCAAGATTTTGTCTCGATTACTGATTTAATGGCAAAAAATGAAATTAAAAATGTAGCCATTGTAACCATGAAAGAAAAAGGCAAATAG
- the yusV gene encoding ABC transporter-like protein, with product MAIELKQLSKHYGDKVVVDQISLCIEQGKITAFIGPNGAGKSTLLGMMSRLLPSSSGEVWLDGELLNQKKNSDIAKQLAILKQSNHINLRLTVEELVAFGRFPYSKGNLTQTDRTFIDNAIDYMDLAEFRHRYIDQLSGGQRQRAYIAMTLAQDTDYILLDEPLNNLDMKHSVQIMQVLRQLVDELGKTVIIVIHDINFASCYADQILAMKNGKLAAFGQTADIMQREILEQIYDMSIPIYEIDNHRIATYFR from the coding sequence ATGGCAATAGAACTAAAACAACTGAGTAAACATTATGGCGATAAAGTCGTTGTAGATCAGATTTCTCTTTGTATTGAACAAGGCAAAATTACCGCATTTATTGGCCCTAATGGTGCAGGAAAAAGCACCTTATTAGGCATGATGAGCCGCTTATTACCAAGCTCAAGCGGCGAAGTTTGGCTGGATGGCGAATTGCTTAATCAGAAAAAGAATTCAGACATTGCCAAACAATTAGCTATTTTAAAACAATCCAATCACATTAACTTGCGCTTAACCGTAGAAGAATTAGTGGCATTTGGACGTTTCCCTTACAGCAAAGGAAACTTAACCCAAACCGACCGCACTTTTATCGACAATGCGATAGATTACATGGATTTAGCCGAGTTTAGACATCGCTACATCGACCAATTAAGTGGCGGACAACGCCAACGTGCCTATATTGCAATGACATTGGCGCAGGATACGGACTACATTTTACTAGACGAACCCTTGAATAATTTGGACATGAAACATTCAGTGCAAATTATGCAGGTGTTGCGTCAATTAGTGGATGAACTCGGAAAAACCGTGATTATTGTCATTCACGATATTAATTTTGCATCCTGTTATGCAGATCAAATTCTCGCCATGAAAAATGGAAAGCTCGCGGCTTTTGGTCAAACTGCTGACATTATGCAACGAGAAATTTTGGAACAAATTTACGATATGTCTATCCCCATTTATGAGATTGATAACCATCGTATTGCTACGTATTTTCGATAA